The sequence CAGAGACAAAATATTGGTCGAGATGTCCCGGCTGCATATTTTGGAAGGAAGGTTTCGTCCTGGTAACAACTTTAACTTGGAGGAAGCTCGTGCTAGTCTGGAGGCAAGTTTTGCAAATGAGGCAGAGATAGTTTTTACTACTGTTTCAAGCAGTGGGCGCAAGTTATTCTCTCGTCTAACTCATGGCTTTGACATGGTTGTGATTGATGAAGCAGCACAGGCTAGTGAAGTAGCAGTTCTACCTCCGCTATCTCTTGGTGCAGCTCGTTGTGTGCTTGTGGGGGATCCCCAACAGCTTCCTGCTACTGTCATCAGTAAGGCTGCTGGAACCTTGTTGTACAGTAGGAGCCTGTTTGAGAGGTTCCAGCTGGCTGGCTGCCCAACAATGTTGTTATCTGTGCAGTATAGGATGCATCCACAAATTAGGGATTTTCCTTCTAGGTATTTCTATCAAGGGCGTCTTACGGACAGTGATAGTGTTGTAAATCTTCCAGAGGAGTTGTATTACAAGGATATGTTATTGAGGCCTTTTGTCTTTTATGATATCTCTCATGGCCGTGAATCTCATCGTGGGGGTTCTGTGTCATATCAAAATTCACAAGAAGCACAGTTCTGCGTTCGTCTATATGAGCACCTTCAGAAAACTCTAAAAACCTCAGGGGTTGGTAAAGTATCTGTTGGCATAATTACTCCGTACAAGCTGCAGTTAAAATGTCTTCAACGGGAGTTCAAGGATATATTGAATTCAGAGGAAGGAAAAGACATTTATATAAATACAGTGGATGCTTTCCAAGGCCAAGAGCGCGACGTCATTATAATTTCTTGTGTTCGTGCATCCAGTCATGGTGTTGGGTTTGTTGCAGATATTCGGAGAATGAATGTTGCTCTTACTCGGGCAAGAAGAGCTCTTTGGGTATGATTTTAACTCCATTTTTATTGACCTACTACACAAATTAACTATTTTGAAGCAAAATGGTTTATTGTTTATCTTGTAATTATGGCAGGTCATGGGAAATGCTAATGCACTGTTGCAGTCTGAAGATTGGGCTGCATTAATCGCTGATGCCAGAAAAAGAAATTGTTACTTAGACATGGATTCTCTGCCAAAAGATTTCTTCCCAACCGACTCGAGTACTCATGGCTCATTCCCTTCCAAATTACCTAGTGCTAGAGGCTTGAGGTCTGGACAGAGGTATAGATCACATGATTCACACCTGGAGTCAACTTCTGGCATGCCATCAGAAGATGATGAGAAGTCAAATACCTCTTCAATTACCAGGAATGGGAGTTATCATCGGCTCTTAAAGTCAGGAACTGATAATTCCTTCGATGATTTCGATCAATCCAGCGATAAAACTCAAGATGCTTGGCAACAAGGATTACTAAAGAAGCAAAATGCTGCTGGTGTCTTGGGAAGGCGAGACTTGTAGTTACTGGCATGATGCAATGCGCTGTTTGGTTTGTAGGGCTCTGATATTATCATGGAAGCTCTTCAATATTCACCTTGTTTTCAAGGATACTCAAACAGCACATAAGGTGTCCTGGTGAGTTCAACAACACCCGGAAAGGAATCCCCTTTTTGAACTATGGCCTCAAATTCGGCCCCAGCAATTGCATCGCGGTAAGGCGGTGATAGACTTTAAATGCCTCAAGATGTTGCCATTCGTGCCATATTGTCATGGGAGATAGTGGTAAGGTTTATTTTTCTCTCTGCAAGTGCTAGGTATCTAGTCAACTTTGCAAGTATCTGTGTAGGTTCATAAGTTGGAATCTCAACTACACCATAATGATTCTCAACTAAACCAGTTTCTTGAGGTGGATTGCAGTTTGGAAAGTCGAATTTTCCTTGTCCAATGATTTTTGGCACTCTGTATCGCTTTCTGTGGTGATCTGAAGATAAGGGTACAACATTCTCTCCTGGGGCGATGCATCACCATGGTAATCAACTGGTGGAAACGGTAATTGAAATGTGGAAATTTGTGATCCTTTTTGTGTGAAATGTTCCCCGAAGCAGGAGGAAGAATAGCTATTATTCATTTAATCAGGAAAGAAGACCGACATCTTGGTGGTTGATTGATAGtttatatttacatattttgaatctttaattaatatcatatatatgaaAGTACTCTGGTCTAGATAGATGTACAGAACTTTGTGCTACAGGAATTCTGGTAGATATGTATTTTAGTTTTTGGGCAGAAAgtaatctttatttatttttaattatgctCTTAGAATTTGCGCAGACACCTCTGTAGTTTTAGTTCTGATTGTTCCTATCATTCTAGGAGTGCAATTTACTTTGATTTTAGACATCAACAATGGTAAAGCTTTTTCTGCTGCTCTCTCTGCTAGGGCGGATTACGGATCAACTCCGCACCCGGAATCACGTACGAAACTTAAACAATATTGCAAACAAGTCTCGGGTAGTGTTTCTTATGTTCTTGCACTATGCAACATATGTAATCCTCAAATTTCCAGTCGGAGAAAAGACCTCTTGGTGAATCCCATCCCTCTGTGTTCAAAGTTCAAACCCGGAGTTCCAATAGAACATCTTCACGACTCCTACCCAAAAATCATACGAAGTAGGCGGAAAAAATGATGGTCAGAATCTGGTGAAGGGTATTAGTTTTTCCTATGGGTAATACAATTAAACCAATTTTGCTAATAAAGATCTTATgttttaacttataaaataacattatcataaaaaaataaataattttaggaaataaaaatatatgaagaaATTAATTTTCTGACACGATTAAGATTTTAAACTAGATCTGTATGATATATAACTGTGGAATATATGGAAAAGTATTTAGCAATATGGAGGACTGCAACCAATTACACAAAAAATTGGGCATATCAAGGTGTAAAATTCACTTGCAACCTCTATTGCGAATTAGAGTAGATGAATTTCATTGGATTTATCGCGCAATGAAAATTGTTTTACATCTACTCTTGAACACAATATAATTTAATGTATATAAAAACTTATTTATCTATCCtcttaaaaaaatgtttatcaTTGTAAGTCATAAGATCAAGTAAGACACTTTCCTAAAGTACCTCTCTCTCTTGTCAATGGTTGGTTTGTATTGTGACAATAATGTTTAAGTTTGAGACGAGATTTAGATTTCAGATTCAATTGTATCAAACATCACTCGTTCATTGTATTATAAATAGGtataagaccgtctcacggatcttaatctgttagacgggtcaaccctaccaatattcacaattaaaagtaatactattagcataaaaaagtaatattttttcatggatgacccaaataaagatccgtctcacaaaatacaacccgtgataccgtctcacacaagtttttgtctataaGTAGAATAAAAAAACCGTGTCTAAAttttaagaagaaaaacaaTTCTATTATCCTTGCACtttaatataaaacaaattatcTAGTTTCTATTGAAGTATAATGCACGTACTTGCTTCACGTGCCAAGATCCTATTTTCTAGTTATAATTGCCCAAAATTTCTCATCAAACATGATTTGAATCAATACAATAAAAAATGTTCCATAATTAAGCACGACCAAATCCACATAATCAAACCCCAAGAACAGATTCATCGATATTACAGGGATACGCCTAACAAATTCCTAACAATATAAGCCCTTAGTTAAATCTTCATACATCATCGCAACAAAGCTCCAGTAGTACTCCTAAAATAACAAAAACCATTCCCGTCTAAATCACacatatttcaagaaaatgaaacTGACTTTCTCGATCCTCGCATGCATGTGGGCTACATGGACCGCGATCGATGCGAGTAGCGCCACCCAGCACCACCGCCATACTGCGGTGGCTCCCTCCCCGCCGACGGATTGCTCCACCTTGGTCATGGACAACATGATAAGCTGCATGCAGTTTCTCAGCAAAACCGGGACCGAAACGAAGCCGGATGATAGCTGTTGTTCGGGTTTGAAGACTGTACTGAAAGCAAATCCCGACTGTCTTTGTTATGCCATAAAAAATGCTCCCAGTTTCGGACTCGATCTTAACATGACCAGGGCGGCCGCGATGCCTTCTGATTGTGGCATCGACAATGCTCCTCCCGTTAGCAACTGCACTGGTGTGTTATCTGGATATAGATACTTTTTTAGTGAATATATGTATTATTatcttttatcataaaaattgtATAATTTTGTCTAATTGGTTCATTTTCATGCAGCCACTCCCACTCCCACTCCCACTCCAGGGCTATCACCAGGTATTTCTTTATTTATAATCTCTGATTTATGTAACTTGATCTCTTTCATTGTGTCCTCGTGATGATAAGAAATTAATCGATTTGACAAattgataaaatttatttttgtcctCATAAAAATATGTCAGTGGCATATGTTCCatgcaaaaaagaaaaatcatccaTACATTTAtggagaatttttttatttattctaaaatgattatattaaaaatatttatagaaaaGAATGGCAACCCACGAATGGAACCAGCTGCTACATCTCATAAAATTGTGATATTTTTCAAACCACAATTTTTATTCTGTTGATATTTCAAGAAATACTAATAGACGATTTCTTTAACATAAATGAAGACCGATTAATTTCTTGGTCATCTATGAAATCTACGATCtagaaatatacatataaaattctacaaatttatttattttaaaataaaaaacttgaagaaaatttttttttttaatttgatccaTATATTCTCTCTTTGATCTTCTTCAAACATTTTACTTATAGTTGATGTAACACAGTTATTCCTCCGAATCTCCCCCCCACGGCTCAGCCACCGGCAGAAGTCCCCTCCGCCAGTCCAGGCCCTTCTCCGACACCTTCCAAGCCGAAGTCTGGCGCTCACTCGATTTCTGCCACCTTTTCAGTCACTATTACTCaactaatttatttctcaatatTTATTGCGTTGGCTTGAGGAATCGAAGTTGATGCATTGGTCCCAAAAATAATAGCGATGTCAAATCTAATATTTTTGTCCACCAATATTTAGTCCTaggtttcttgattttcttaGTTTTTGGCTCTTTCTAAGGTTGTTATTTTTGCCTTACCATGGAGATCTAgtttatttattcaatatttAATCCATTTTTGCCTTTGGTTGGACCTAgagatttcaatttttattcaagtttaatttttatttatttttttccagcATTTTCAATTAGTTACAAGCctctcaaatataatatttttatagtgactgatatatttcaaattttggaaATATGTTTTGTTCATTGGGAATGACTAaacaatatgattttatttattttaattggagAAGAGATCTCGTCTCAGTTGAACGTTGAATTTAAAATATCGTCTCAATTGAAATCTTGATGCTACATAGactatcacaaaaactcttgtgaaacgctttcacgggtcaattttgtgaaacatatattctatttaagtcactcaatatatatatatatatatatatatatagggctACCTCAACCAACTCCTCGAAGCAGTCAAGGATGGAAGGCAAAATTCAAGCTCTATGTCTCGAGTCTAAGGGTAAGATACGTGGAAAGAACATGGCCATGGACATGTCCGATTTGCTAGTTTAACCATAGGTATATAATCGAGTTGAGTCGAAccgaactcttgaatgtttgagcttgACTCGTTTATAGTCGAACCGAACTTGAactttatttaacgaatatattcatggctcacgagcttattcaaACTTTTATCGACCATAAACGagcttaataaatataaattttaaatattcattaaattcattagaaagtaaaattatatatttagagcaaaatataacatttttattaaaatttgtacatttaatctaataaataaatttaatagatttttctatatattttataaataacgtgcaaaatcaataaatcaaatatcaaaactattatttttcatcTAAGAGATGACTCATGAAGTTATCAATaaacatgttcacgagctaacaAGCCGA comes from Primulina huaijiensis isolate GDHJ02 chromosome 2, ASM1229523v2, whole genome shotgun sequence and encodes:
- the LOC140959207 gene encoding non-specific lipid transfer protein GPI-anchored 31-like, translating into MKLTFSILACMWATWTAIDASSATQHHRHTAVAPSPPTDCSTLVMDNMISCMQFLSKTGTETKPDDSCCSGLKTVLKANPDCLCYAIKNAPSFGLDLNMTRAAAMPSDCGIDNAPPVSNCTATPTPTPTPGLSPVIPPNLPPTAQPPAEVPSASPGPSPTPSKPKSGAHSISATFSVTITQLIYFSIFIALA